The sequence ATCCACGATGCCAAGACCAACCTGTCGCGCCTGGTCGACCAGGCTGTGAAGGGCGAACCCTTCATCATTGCCAAGGCCGGGAAACCGCTGGTGAAAGTAGTCCCGATCGACCAGCCGGCGGCAGTCAAGCGCCTGGGTTTCATGAGCGGCGCTTTCACGGTGCCCAATGACTTCGACAGAATGGGACAGGCCGAGATCGAAGCC comes from Devosia oryziradicis and encodes:
- a CDS encoding type II toxin-antitoxin system Phd/YefM family antitoxin codes for the protein MVRMVNIHDAKTNLSRLVDQAVKGEPFIIAKAGKPLVKVVPIDQPAAVKRLGFMSGAFTVPNDFDRMGQAEIEAMFGLDP